The Synchiropus splendidus isolate RoL2022-P1 chromosome 5, RoL_Sspl_1.0, whole genome shotgun sequence DNA window TGTGTTGAATTGACATACTGAAATATGAGCATAAAAAATATGGTTAAAAACCCTGTTTACTGCCACCCAGTTAAGGTTACTACTCCACAGGTTTGCCATACTCCGTTACAGGTAGCAGAGTACATTAACATAAAGCCCTCCTCCTGCAGAGGCCTGATCCAATAAGCTCAGTTAAAGGCATGTCCAAGTGGTGTTTACAGTCTGACTGAGCAGAAGTGGGACAGAGTGCACAGAGCACCTGTCACGCCGTCACATATATACGGGCACTGTGTCGCTCCAATGAGCTACTGTCAGGCAAACCTTTATGATACTCCAGAAAGGTGAGTGCAACAAGTTTCTCTTCTCTTAGATTTTACACTGTCATGCTATTCAAACTAACACAAGAGGAAATAATGTTTAACAAAAGTAGATATTTTACTGTAGAAATGTAGTGAAATGTTCTGCATTCTGCATcttgcataaaaaaaaacgtatctGTTGTTCTGTAGAAATTGTAGATGTACTACCACTACTACCAATCTGCACTGAGTGACAGAAGTGTAGCCTTGACAGAAGTGCCCAGATGATGCAGTAATTAGGGTAAGGCCCACTTAAAAAGACACTAAGACTAGACTAACTAATCGTAATTATTGGCAATCATCTACTGCACCTGCTTGTAAAGAAGCCACCAGCTGCCGTCTTCACCAGTTCCATTAAGTGAGACATGCTACCAACAAGAGGGTCATGACTGTACTTTGTGTTCTTGGAGCTCAACATGTTCTGTCAGCATGGAAAAACAAACTAGGCAGcttgcttgttttgttgcttgttttgaagtcagatGGATTTCCAATACAATGTATTCCAAGTTACAATATGCTCCGGGTAAAAGGGCAAATAGTTACACGCTCCAGAGCAGAGCTTTCTATTCACTGAAGTGGCGGCTGTTCAGAGGCCATAACCTACTTTCGCAAGTTCAAGAAATTGTTTCGgatcatgtgtttttttttcttaatgcgCGAAGACAATGTCCTGAAAAACAACTCTTGCTGTGTGGTTTATGAATGAGACCAAGTGGATGGACTGGTTGTCCTGTATAGCCAGATAATAAcatatgaagctgtcttataaCAAGGATCATTTTACTGCAGTGACGTCTCTGCTCGCAGAAGTATTCAGATCTGTCATACGTGGGGCAAGTGTAGGCAGGTATGCAAGGGCAGATGATTCACATTCATCTAAAGGTGACGCTTGCAAATGTTAAATTTAACATTGACAAACCTGTCACTAAAATGATGTACATGCCCTGATATGTGGTGGCAATGTTCATCAATAAACAGAAATCCTGCCCCAAGTGATGCTTACTGTGCTACCTGCCGGATGTGATATGATAAGCGAGCACATGGCCTCCTGCATCAAAGCCAAGCAGGTCACGAGTTGTCTGTTCACAGAGCTGTCACgatgaggagaggcaggagtgGTCGCGCTCCCTATTTGGCGTGGGCAGAGACGCTGCAGGAGGCAGAAACCATCCAGACACCAGACACAGACGAGTGGGACAGCCAGGTCCCAGTGCAGGTGAGATGAGATGGGATGTCGCGTGTATGAATTCTGCATGAGCAAAGTGCGGTACCAAAGAGGAGGCACATGTAAATGATGCTGGTGAACCCAGCTGCAGTAGTTGCCACTTAAGTAAGTCACGGGCCGCTTTTTGAAGGAAACTAGTCCAGTATTTTTGGACTTGGGTCTTGAATTACTCATGCTCACGTGACCACACTCAGGAATGGTAACTATGTATCGTCCGTGGACTTGTCAAGTCCTCCGCCTGAGGATCATTTTCCTTTGACCTGTGACCTCAGCTGTGTTGAATTGatgccactgtttttttttgtcaaccaGAGCGAAGAAAACGGGTCTGAAAACGACTTGCTGCATTCCGGGTGGCTTCCTGATTTGGTTTCATTGCCCGGCACTGTGCCTGCAACTGAGGAGGCCTTTTCCAAGTGTGAGCGACTTGAAGACCCGATTACACCTCTCCAGGTTGTTAGCCAATACCGAGAGGACGATAATGGTGAGAGAAACCTTTCCTCAAGTCACTCTTCTACTCTCCGTTtgtaaaaatgagaaaaaagtttCTTTGGAGATTGTATTTTGCTTTAGTGATGGTCAAGCTTGaaatcattgttaaaaaaaGTCGTCATCCCAGAATCATTTCAGTGAATAACTTTCAAATCGGGAATTACGCTCTTATTCAGTGTACTTTGGTGCAGCAGTTGGAATGatgaggaacaaaaacaaaaaaaaagctcttcaccAAATTTAAAAGGCTCCCGGCTACATCTCTACATAGCCTTTCTGCCCACACTGCGatttatctttttattattattattattattaacatgtATTTCTCTATATAATTTGTTTTATAACTATTCTGAGTGCAAACAGCTCCTCTGGACAGCAAGTCTCAGTAGTGTTAAGTCAAAGAATGAATGAGAAAATTTGGAATTTTCAGTGTCTCGGTTGTTGTGTTCTATTGTGCCCAGATTTCCTGGTTGTGCTTAGGAGAAGTGGTAGAAATGGATGAGGTGCTTATTTTTACACCTGTAGATCCAAACTAATAATAAAGAACGTCAGATGAATGAATCACTTCCAAGTTAGCCCAACAGCGTCTGAATGTTTCTTTGAAATACACGCCTCCTTTACGTTCTTCTGTATAAAAACACTTAGCACAGACCAAACCCCCCCTTGCATCTTCACTGACTTGgtggaatgaataaatgacttcTTCCATCAATGAGAATAATGAACAAATGCAATATAACAAGAGCAGAAACGTGTTTTAAAAAATCAGCCGTAACATGTTCATATTGATGACTGGGCCACTGGGCATCATAGCATCACTATTGTCATTAAGATGTTTTAAAACTATGGCTACTATTGTGACCTTGCTAGCCAGTGTGGTTGCCGCTCTGAGGACGTAGAATAAGTTGGGTGACTTTGTTGGCTCAAATCAGGAAAACTGATCTATATTTTTGGGTGTTCAGGTTTAGACTGGGTGTGGGATGAGGGCAACAAGTCCTCTGGAGTCTTCCTCAGCTGTGGCGACCAGAAGGTCAGTTTTCATTCCGACTACAGCTGCGGCACGGCAGCCATCCGTGGCACCAAGGAGCTTGCGGAGGGCCAACACTTTTGGGAAGTCAAGATGACCTCGCCGGTCTATGGAACTGACATGGTGGGTTGTATTCACTTCAACCGAACCAGAGATGCAGTCTCAGCTACCAGTAATCACTGCTGTACCTTCAGATGATTGGGATCGGGACGTCAGATGTGAACCTGGAGAAGCTCAAGTACAGCTTCGGCAGCCTGCTGGGCCTGGATGAGGATAGCTGGGGCCTGTCTTACACAGGTTTGTTCAGAGTTGTATCTAGATCACTCCTATTTCTaacttcctgtttcattttAACGTGTGTCTTCTTCAAGGCTATCTTCAACACAAAGGGGACAAAGTAAAGTTGACCTCACGGTTTGGTCAGGGCTCTGTCATTGGACTGCACTTTGACACGTGGCACGGGACCCTGACATTCTACAAGAACCAGTACTACTTAGGTAACTTGCAACCAAGTGACTGTGTCACTCTCTTTGTTGACACTTTCCCTGAGCCCTTAAGGTTAAGAAGAAACTGTGGGTTTCAAAATCGTATCTTACTAGTTCTGCAAATACCAAGTTGTCTACTATGACTTGCTTGCGTCATGTTCAACTGTGAAGCCATTGAAACAATCACAGAGAAAAATAAACCTTTTGTGTTTCAGGCATTGCAGtaatccagcagcagaacaagaAGTTCTTCCCAATGATTTGCTCCACAGCAGCCAAGAGCAGCATGAAGGTGATCCGTTCCTGCTACACACCCACTTCTCTCCAGTACCTGTGTTGCGTTAAGCTCCGCCAAATGTTGCCACACTCTCCAGACGTGCTGAAAACACTAGACCTGCCCCCTGGCCTACATACTCGCCTTCACTTCCAACTGGGCTGGTTCTTCTCTCTGAGCAGTGCTTCTGAACCGCAGGAGCAGCCGGTATACTATATTGCTGACGACCAGAGCGAGGACCTTGGCTGGCCTCCCAGCCCCGAATCCACTCTAAGTGCCTGCTCCTCTCCAAGTCCCTGTGCCAGTCCCATCCCTGAGTCTGTTCCTTACGAATGCACCTGTGAATTGCCCCAGTTATTTCCATGCGCCATCCACTGCCCCCCCACTCCACCCAGCACCGACTACGACGGCTGGTCTTCTGAATCCGATGACCATCAGTGCAAAAGAGGCCGCTGGGCTTGACTTCATCACAGTGAAGTCTTTTACAACTCACACTCCTGGACCATTGCCACTAAGCTTCGCAATTGAGCTGCGATCACTCTGTCCACGATTTAC harbors:
- the LOC128758695 gene encoding SPRY domain-containing SOCS box protein 3-like gives rise to the protein MSYCQANLYDTPERAVTMRRGRSGRAPYLAWAETLQEAETIQTPDTDEWDSQVPVQSEENGSENDLLHSGWLPDLVSLPGTVPATEEAFSKCERLEDPITPLQVVSQYREDDNGLDWVWDEGNKSSGVFLSCGDQKVSFHSDYSCGTAAIRGTKELAEGQHFWEVKMTSPVYGTDMMIGIGTSDVNLEKLKYSFGSLLGLDEDSWGLSYTGYLQHKGDKVKLTSRFGQGSVIGLHFDTWHGTLTFYKNQYYLGIAVIQQQNKKFFPMICSTAAKSSMKVIRSCYTPTSLQYLCCVKLRQMLPHSPDVLKTLDLPPGLHTRLHFQLGWFFSLSSASEPQEQPVYYIADDQSEDLGWPPSPESTLSACSSPSPCASPIPESVPYECTCELPQLFPCAIHCPPTPPSTDYDGWSSESDDHQCKRGRWA